A window from Solanum stenotomum isolate F172 chromosome 7, ASM1918654v1, whole genome shotgun sequence encodes these proteins:
- the LOC125870273 gene encoding uncharacterized protein LOC125870273 isoform X2, translated as MDTLVYSALEEICSNGDSGLHLSKLWPKLQPSISTQGLQLCPNVKKVLWFNLIDIPGLKFESNGVVYSSTDSCIRSFEHSERLDLKIIAPEHMCDAFIGVYDIEASDAKLSDRERRVLRYLATVRGKGVAQNELGKDFKIKGNDMFYIVRKLEKRGLIVRQPTILRIRDMGPVSTNMLYLSRYAKNLGSQQRLEITKGVNSLEDSEITDGEDENNVGVAEESLDVDLCVKDFLPELEAVCDKLENAEGKVLAMADIKPELGYQGTRGHRRWRYILKKLKEAHLVKEDEVIMDGKEVKCLHLLKGFSPKHFETMMKKGKGGHISDLLLELPIEHQIYDMVDAEGDRGLPFNQVCKRLGLSNKQHYNRLFDIVHRFGIHMEPELMNKAKVYRLWTPGNHNPGASPITLNKPVVDPSEISGCPPLGTHREFQENSALARQDVDASVPEGNGVANSQNVSTGTSPEVSDGLVLDEKNGSVPVCLSSSLDSTIKVSSTTSDAELQIVSAAASYVAPEDALALAVPTPPRRRSYPRYPCLTLEATSAKREQWILKFLQEEKFLVKSELYRRLQDLEKEKTTETDRKTLDRCLNKLLQGGYCKLIVVYVPVLTNCNHSRKIQVVLHPSVSSVSAEQIHERFRSFETYIRTQASSQLKKGEPFSQLNDLTRTHQSTKLNQAERAEAMRTNGFVLAKMVRTKIFHIFLWEYVNSLPGCEDVLSSFKDGHDLKNPHSTSKLIDLNAAIKAMPLELFLQVVGSTQKFEDTIEKCKNGFRLSDLPLLEYKHLMDIRATGRLSSLIDILRRLKLIRLVCGGHPENTANLPHTTLTHVLELKPYIEEPVCLVGSSHSIHCPDLRPQIRHDFVLSSKKAVEEYWNTLEYCYSASDRKAALHAFPGCTVNEV; from the exons ATGGATACACTCGTTTACTCAGCGCTTGAAGAAATTTGCTCCAATGGCGATTCCGGTCTCCATCTCTCCAAGCTATGGCCAAAGTTACAACCTTCAATTTCCACTCAAGGCCTTCAACTTTGTCCAAACGTCAAAAAAGTTCTTTGGTTTAACCTCATTGACATCCCGGGCCTTAAATTTGAATCCAATGGCGTTGTTTATAGTTCGACTGATAGTTGCATTCGTTCGTTCGAGCATAGTGAGCGATTGGATTTGAAAATCATCGCGCCGGAGCATATGTGTGATGCTTTTATTGGAGTTTATGATATTGAGGCCTCCGATGCTAAACTTTCTGACCGTGAACGGCGTGTTCTTCGTTACCTTGCTACTGTTAG AGGAAAAGGAGTAGCACAAAATGAGCTTGGCAAAGACTTTAAGATCAAAGGCAACGACATGTTTTACATAGTGAGGAAGCTTGAAAAACGAGGATTGATTGTCAGACAACCAACAATCCTTAGGATTAGAGACATGGGTCCAGTTTCTACCAATATGCTCTATTTATCCCGCTATGCAAAGAATTTGGGTAGTCAACAAAGGCTTGAGATAACCAAGGGGGTTAATTCCTTGGAGGATAGTGAGATCACTGATGGTGAAGATGAAAATAATGTTGGTGTTGCTGAGGAATCTCTTGATGTAGATCTGTGCGTAAAAGATTTTCTACCAGAACTAGAAGCCGTCTGTGATAAGCTTGAAAATGCTGAGGGAAAG gTCCTTGCTATGGCTGATATCAAGCCAGAACTTGGTTATCAAGGGACTCGTGGGCATAGGAGATGGAGATAt ATTCTCAAGAAGCTGAAGGAGGCTCACTTGGTGAAGGAGGACGAGGTCATTATGGATGGGAAG GAGGTCAAGTGTCTACATCTGTTGAAGGGTTTTTCACCAAAACATTTTGAAACAATGATGAAAAAGGGCAAGGGAGGTCATATTTCAGACCTGCTTTTAGAGCTTCCTATTGAGCATCAAATTTACGATATGGTTGATGCTGAGGGAGATAGAGGGTTGCCCTTCAATCAG GTATGCAAAAGGCTGGGATTAAGCAATAAACAACACTACAATCGGCTGTTTGATATTGTTCATAGATTCGGAATACATATGGAGCCAGAACTCATGAACAAAGCCAAGGTTTACCGACTCTGGACACCTGGAAACCATAATCCTGGAGCTTCACCTATCACTCTGAATAAACCAGTAGTAGACCCTTCCGAAATTTCTGGCTGCCCTCCACTTGGAACACATAGAGAATTTCAAGAGAACTCAGCATTAGCCAGACAAGATGTGGATGCTTCAGTTCCTGAAG GTAATGGTGTAGCTAATAGCCAAAATGTAAGCACAGGAACTTCCCCAGAAGTTTCTGATGGCTTGGTGCTGGATGAAAAGAATGGATCTGTCCCAGTTTGTCTGAGCAGTTCACTGGACTCGACCATCAAGGTAAGCAGTACCACTTCTGATGCAGAGTTGCAGATAGTGAGTGCAGCAGCATCATATGTTGCGCCAGAAGATGCACTGGCTCTTGCTGTGCCGACGCCTCCAAGACGCCGATCTTATCCGAGGTATCCCTGTCTCACATTGGAAGCAACCAGTGCAAAGAGGGAGCAGTGGATACTTAAATTTCTACAG GAGGAGAAGTTCCTGGTCAAATCAGAGCTATACAGACGGCTGCAGGATCTTGAGAAGGAGAAGACGACAGAGACAGACAGAAAGACCTTAGATCGTTGTCTGAATAAGCTCTTGCAAGGAGGATATTGTAAACTTATCGTTGTTTATGTCCCTGTTCTAACAAATTGTAACCACAGTCGTAAGATACAGGTTGTTTTGCACCCTTCAGTTTCTAGTGTATCTGCTGAACAGATTCATGAGAGATTCAGGTCTTTTGAAACATACATCCGCACTCAAGCCTCTTCTCAATTGAAAAAGGGAGAGCCATTTTCTCAACTGAATGATCTCACCAGGACACATCAAAGCACAAAATTGAACCAAGCTGAGCGAGCTGAAGCTATGCGTACAAATGGATTTGTACTGGCCAAGATGGTTCGCACAAagatttttcacatttttctaTGGGAATATGTGAACAGTTTGCCTGGTTGTGAAGATGTTTTGTCATCTTTTAAAGATGGTCATGACCTAAAAAATCCTCATAGTACATctaaattaattgatttaaatGCAGCTATTAAGGCCATGCCGCTTGAACTGTTCTTACAAGTTGTTGGCTCTACTCAAAAGTTTGAGGATACGATCGAGAAATGTAAAAATGGGTTTCGCCTTTCTGATCTTCCTCTGTTGGAGTACAAGCATCTGATGGATATCCGAGCGACTGGACGACTATCATCATTGATTGACATTTTGCGACGTTTGAAG TTGATTAGGCTTGTATGTGGTGGACATCCAGAAAACACTGCAAATCTCCCTCATACTACTCTGACTCACGTATTGGAGCTTAAACCTTACATTGAGGAACCTGTTTGCTTAGTGGGTTCATCTCATTCTATTCATTGTCCAGATCTTCGCCCTCAAATCAGACATGATTTTGTTCTTTCAAGTAAAAAAGCTGTTGAGGAATACTGGAACACTTTAGAGTATTGCTATTCTGCTAGTGATCGTAAAGCCGCTTTGCATGCATTCCCCGGCTGCACAGTTAATGAGGTTTaa